GCGCATTTCTTGGAAGTCTTCAGGAGCCCTTCCGAGGAAGTGGCGGAAGGCCAGCTCGATATAGCGATAGCGCGCACAGGTATCGAAGAAGCGTGAGCGGTAGAGCTCGCTCTTAGCGATGCGTCGTACCAGCTCTCGCACGCTGATCTCGCCGAGCTTGAACTGCGATTCGGCAATGATTTGGCGCTCGCTTTCCATGACGTAAGCGTTGCCAAGCACCTGCTGATACACCTTGCGGATGATCTGCTCCTTTTTGGCATCGTCGTCGCCAGGGAGTAGTTCGAGGGGTGCTTCACTCTCGTCCGAGAAGCGCTCGACCCCCAAAAGCGAGGCAGGACCAAAGGGCATGAAGGTTCTCGCGATATTCGCTGACCCATCGTCAGTCAGAACTGCCGTGCGTGAGCGCCTTCTTTATAAAGCTCAATCAAGTGTGTCTAAATATTGCGTGACATGACAATTTGGGGCTCCTGGAAGGGCTTTGAAGAAGAAATCAGTTTTGTTCTGACGAACTATTTTTTGCTCTCAGCGACTCCAGGCTTGTGCGCGTCGAGCTGCGTGTTAAGGGATTCCATTGATCAAGTTCAAGGGCGTCACGGTTCAGCAAGGCTTCCAATTGCTGGTCGAGACCTCGGCAAAGACTGAAGTCAGCACCCCGAATTGAATCGACGCAGTCCAGAGCTGCAGATTCCAGGTTTGCGCCTCGGAAATCGGCCATATCAAGTTGGCTGGTTCCAAAGCGCGTGCCTCTGCACATCGCACCACGCAAGTTGGCGTGTCGAAGATCTGCTCCCGCCATCGCCGTGCCATCGAGAATGGCGCCGCTGAGGTTGGTCCCGCTGAGATAGGCGCCCATTAAGACAGCTTTTCGCAGGTCAACCCCTCTTAAATCTGCATTATTGAGAAATGCACCATTCAGTTTTGCCCCTGGACCAACGGCTCCGCTATTTCGATGATCGAAATTGTCCGGAAATTGGGTGTTTGAGTCGTAAATCGCCAGACGCAGATCTGCACCATCCATCTTGCATAGGCTTAAATTGCTGCCCCGCAGGTTGCAACGGCAGAGCAAAGCGCCGCTGAGGTCACATTTCCCCAAATCCTGTTGGCTCCAGTCGGAACCGCGAGCATCGATTGATGATCCTTGTGCATCTCCAGGAGTTTGCGTTTCGGGCGCCGTCCAGGTGCGAAGGTCGATGAATTGAGACGTCAGAGCCCAGGCCTCCTTGATTGAGTTGCCGAGAGGCTAGCTCTCTCGAGTCAGAACAATATTAATGAATAGGAGCTAAATCGTAATTGTCTTTGAGATTAACTAGGCCCTTGCATGCCTTTTGAATTGCGTGCTTGGTTTTGGTTTGCGAGAGCCATAAAAAAGCACCGACTGATCAAGTCGGTGCTTTGATCCTCAATCCTTAGTTGGGATTGAATTTACAAACCAGGGCCTAAAGGGTTACGCCCAGGTTTTTGCAGTTTTAGA
Above is a window of Synechococcus sp. BIOS-U3-1 DNA encoding:
- a CDS encoding pentapeptide repeat-containing protein — translated: MGKCDLSGALLCRCNLRGSNLSLCKMDGADLRLAIYDSNTQFPDNFDHRNSGAVGPGAKLNGAFLNNADLRGVDLRKAVLMGAYLSGTNLSGAILDGTAMAGADLRHANLRGAMCRGTRFGTSQLDMADFRGANLESAALDCVDSIRGADFSLCRGLDQQLEALLNRDALELDQWNPLTRSSTRTSLESLRAKNSSSEQN